Proteins co-encoded in one Acidithiobacillus caldus ATCC 51756 genomic window:
- a CDS encoding cytochrome P460 family protein has product MKTAQLNALSTAFLLTFAVPVMATTVTPAALWQQIQTLEKAHATMPESTPFQVGSRTVDPLTTDLANAPAIRNIEAAGDILKVRRYEDGSLLIKENYNLQKQLVGVTAMLKAPGFDAGDRNWIMAAYQPSGKVIAFGKVGSCIACHALVRQQDFVFAPPPQQLLPVTTWKAFFPKQEMNPEYLTLLKKYPGHVVQ; this is encoded by the coding sequence ATGAAAACCGCGCAACTGAACGCCCTGAGCACCGCTTTCTTGCTGACTTTCGCCGTACCGGTAATGGCAACGACCGTCACTCCCGCGGCCCTCTGGCAGCAGATCCAGACGCTCGAGAAGGCCCACGCCACCATGCCCGAAAGCACGCCGTTTCAGGTCGGCTCGCGCACCGTAGACCCGCTGACGACGGACCTCGCCAATGCCCCCGCCATACGCAACATCGAAGCGGCCGGCGACATACTCAAGGTCCGGCGTTACGAGGACGGTAGCCTGCTCATCAAGGAAAACTACAACCTCCAGAAGCAATTGGTGGGGGTCACGGCCATGCTGAAGGCTCCCGGTTTCGATGCCGGCGATCGGAACTGGATCATGGCCGCCTACCAGCCCTCGGGAAAGGTCATCGCCTTTGGCAAGGTCGGCTCCTGCATCGCCTGCCACGCCCTGGTGCGCCAGCAGGACTTCGTCTTCGCCCCGCCCCCGCAGCAACTCTTGCCCGTAACGACGTGGAAGGCCTTTTTCCCCAAGCAGGAAATGAACCCCGAGTACCTGACCCTGCTGAAAAAATATCCGGGGCACGTGGTGCAGTAA
- a CDS encoding DHA2 family efflux MFS transporter permease subunit has translation MATIPAAHAEQPPLSLVAITFAVMAAIIMNVLDTTIVNVALPNMEGALRANADQGTWILTTYLLAMVIVTPLTGLIVERFGQERAMLWSVGVFVFSSAMCGQAHSLVEMVFWRFLQGAFGAAMVPIGQSVLVSSYPPERRGVAMATLGMGIMLGPIAGPILGGLLTDTVGWRWCFYVNVPVGLLALLLIWLYVPQSGKSTQPRRIDWLGFLLMAIGLGGLQIVLSLGNQDDWFSSHFIVSVTLMALVALLFFVWRCLEIAYPVVNLRLLKDRALALGSAGIGIFGLALYGVMVILPIYLQDHMGYEAVTSGYVMAPQGVGAMISMWVSGRLINRGASARWMVFSGILLGLWGSWYTIHYDLSVSPWWIVFPGFIRGLGLGLISIPIFNLAFATLTKEQTAEGSGIFNLMRNLGGSVGIAIISTIMSEQTQAGWNQIGGHINTFSDALRRYWHASGLHPDPSTWAIMGQTLGQQSAMRGILDAFTLVFYSFIAMIPLVLLMPRRKAPEHRQ, from the coding sequence ATGGCCACGATTCCTGCCGCGCATGCCGAGCAACCGCCGCTCTCCCTGGTCGCTATCACCTTTGCCGTGATGGCAGCGATCATCATGAACGTGCTCGACACGACCATCGTGAACGTGGCCCTGCCGAACATGGAGGGAGCTCTACGCGCCAACGCTGACCAGGGAACCTGGATCCTCACCACCTATCTGTTGGCGATGGTGATTGTGACCCCGCTCACGGGCCTGATCGTCGAACGCTTTGGGCAGGAACGCGCCATGCTCTGGAGCGTTGGGGTTTTCGTGTTCTCCTCGGCCATGTGTGGGCAGGCCCACAGCCTGGTGGAAATGGTGTTTTGGCGTTTTTTGCAGGGCGCATTCGGCGCGGCCATGGTTCCCATTGGCCAATCGGTCCTGGTATCGAGCTATCCCCCGGAGCGCCGTGGGGTGGCCATGGCGACCCTGGGCATGGGCATCATGCTGGGTCCCATCGCTGGCCCCATCCTCGGTGGACTGCTGACCGATACGGTGGGTTGGCGCTGGTGCTTTTATGTCAATGTTCCCGTGGGACTGCTGGCCTTGCTGTTGATCTGGCTGTACGTGCCCCAATCGGGTAAGAGTACCCAACCCCGCCGGATAGACTGGCTGGGATTTCTGCTGATGGCCATCGGATTGGGCGGCCTGCAGATCGTGCTTAGTCTCGGTAACCAGGATGACTGGTTCAGCTCGCACTTCATCGTCAGTGTGACGCTGATGGCTCTGGTTGCGCTGCTGTTTTTTGTCTGGCGTTGTCTCGAAATCGCTTATCCCGTCGTCAATCTTCGTTTATTGAAAGATCGGGCATTAGCCCTGGGAAGCGCCGGTATCGGCATCTTTGGCCTGGCGCTCTACGGTGTCATGGTCATTCTTCCCATCTATCTGCAGGATCACATGGGCTATGAGGCGGTGACCTCCGGTTATGTGATGGCTCCGCAAGGAGTGGGGGCCATGATCTCCATGTGGGTATCCGGACGGCTCATCAACCGCGGCGCGAGTGCGCGTTGGATGGTGTTTTCGGGTATTCTGCTCGGTCTCTGGGGTTCCTGGTACACGATACACTACGACCTCAGCGTGAGTCCGTGGTGGATCGTCTTTCCCGGTTTCATCCGCGGTTTGGGCTTGGGGTTGATTTCCATCCCCATCTTCAACCTTGCCTTTGCCACCCTGACCAAGGAGCAAACGGCCGAAGGTTCCGGGATATTCAATCTGATGCGAAATCTCGGGGGTTCCGTGGGGATCGCCATCATCTCCACCATCATGTCGGAGCAGACCCAAGCGGGCTGGAACCAAATCGGTGGACACATCAATACCTTCAGTGACGCGCTGCGGCGCTACTGGCACGCATCGGGTCTACACCCCGATCCGAGTACCTGGGCCATCATGGGACAGACCCTGGGGCAGCAATCGGCCATGCGCGGTATCCTCGATGCCTTTACCCTGGTCTTTTACAGCTTTATCGCGATGATTCCTCTGGTGCTGCTCATGCCACGGCGAAAAGCACCAGAGCATCGCCAGTAG
- a CDS encoding EamA family transporter, translating into MTIFAAVMQTWRTGVQARLKGQLSAGAVSFARFLYAMPLEFLAFLILLGHFGPALFRHNHLEFWFYCLAGGLAQIFGTVFLVQSFHSRGLVAGTAYAKTEAAQLVILTTLFLGAQLPPAAVVGIFLALAGVLVLGAKGWDFLASSFWRGLGQPAARYGLAAALGFALTAIALRAASGEVDPGLPPLATGLWMLLVTNSLQTLLQGGYLVARKREQWRESLRGWRIAWPVGLLSALGSWAWFSAFALTQVALVRGLGQIDTLLVFLFGHHILKERLGRAEIVATLLIVIGALCIVAPDIGWRA; encoded by the coding sequence GTGACCATCTTTGCCGCGGTGATGCAGACCTGGAGAACCGGGGTGCAGGCCAGGCTCAAGGGCCAGTTGAGTGCGGGAGCGGTAAGCTTTGCGCGCTTTCTCTATGCCATGCCACTGGAGTTCCTGGCCTTCCTGATTCTGCTTGGTCACTTTGGTCCGGCACTTTTCCGGCACAACCATCTGGAGTTTTGGTTTTACTGCCTGGCGGGCGGTTTGGCTCAGATCTTCGGGACGGTGTTTCTGGTTCAGTCGTTTCACAGCCGAGGACTGGTGGCCGGTACCGCCTACGCCAAAACCGAGGCTGCCCAGCTGGTCATTCTGACGACCCTGTTTCTGGGGGCGCAGCTACCACCAGCGGCCGTCGTCGGCATTTTTCTGGCTCTGGCCGGTGTGCTGGTGCTCGGAGCCAAGGGCTGGGACTTTCTTGCCTCCAGCTTCTGGCGGGGATTGGGACAACCAGCGGCGCGCTATGGCTTGGCGGCGGCTTTGGGCTTCGCCCTGACCGCCATCGCTCTGCGGGCGGCAAGCGGCGAGGTGGATCCTGGGCTCCCGCCGCTGGCCACGGGCCTGTGGATGCTCTTGGTGACCAATTCTCTGCAAACGCTACTGCAGGGAGGCTACCTTGTCGCACGAAAGCGGGAGCAGTGGCGTGAGAGCCTACGGGGCTGGCGCATCGCTTGGCCCGTGGGCCTTCTGTCGGCGCTGGGCTCTTGGGCCTGGTTCAGTGCCTTCGCACTCACCCAGGTAGCTCTGGTTCGGGGTTTGGGCCAGATTGACACCCTCTTGGTCTTCCTTTTTGGCCATCACATCCTCAAGGAGCGCCTCGGTCGGGCCGAGATCGTGGCGACTCTGCTCATCGTCATCGGTGCCCTCTGTATCGTTGCCCCAGATATAGGTTGGCGAGCCTAG
- a CDS encoding RNA polymerase sigma factor, with protein MTGRKRDRPSDAEALWLGHYRPRLFRVAWAWTGDYHRAEDLSQETLLRAWPKRSSLRVAEAEWAWLLTIQRRLWWRTLAESARFVPEESEATLPYPDFAPLSDLQMDILRALNTLPTIQREAVSLFYLEDLSYGQIAEILGVPVGTVMSRISRGRQALRQFFQPRALRGDTQNHATGS; from the coding sequence GTGACCGGGCGCAAGCGCGATCGGCCGTCCGATGCCGAGGCGCTTTGGCTGGGTCACTACCGTCCGCGCCTCTTTCGGGTGGCCTGGGCCTGGACGGGAGACTACCATCGTGCCGAGGACCTCAGCCAGGAAACACTGCTGCGTGCCTGGCCCAAACGCTCATCCCTGCGCGTCGCCGAGGCAGAGTGGGCGTGGCTTTTGACCATTCAGCGCCGCCTATGGTGGCGCACGCTGGCCGAGTCGGCGCGCTTCGTTCCCGAGGAATCGGAAGCGACTCTGCCCTATCCCGATTTTGCCCCCCTATCGGACCTGCAGATGGATATCCTTCGCGCTCTGAACACGCTGCCCACCATTCAGCGGGAGGCCGTCAGCCTGTTCTATCTGGAAGATCTCAGCTATGGGCAGATTGCGGAGATTCTTGGCGTGCCCGTCGGCACGGTCATGAGCCGCATCAGCCGCGGACGCCAAGCCCTGCGCCAATTTTTTCAGCCACGCGCGCTGCGCGGGGATACGCAAAACCATGCCACCGGATCCTGA
- a CDS encoding substrate-binding domain-containing protein produces MYRAPYLVALVSLLWTLGASAGEVLHVYGPGGPFPAMQAAAEACHQAHPDVEVQVVAGPLPKWREQALDNADLIYSGSENMMTDFLTNMPGLVDEKSIIPAYLRPAAILVHPGNPLKIRDFEDLLKPGVSVMVVQGAGQTGLWEDIAGKNGNLDTLRKLRANIVYYAPNSADALQRWTGKDAPDAWIIYNIWQIAHPKVAEIVPLGPRHVLYRDMDLSLTRRGQAKPAAREFYHFVLGPQGKAIFTRFGWRD; encoded by the coding sequence ATGTACCGTGCCCCATATCTCGTAGCACTCGTCTCTCTACTGTGGACTCTCGGCGCAAGCGCCGGTGAGGTGCTCCACGTCTATGGCCCCGGCGGGCCTTTCCCGGCCATGCAGGCGGCGGCGGAGGCCTGCCACCAGGCGCACCCGGATGTGGAGGTGCAGGTGGTCGCCGGCCCCCTGCCCAAATGGCGGGAGCAGGCCCTCGACAATGCCGATCTCATCTATTCCGGCTCGGAAAACATGATGACGGACTTCCTCACCAACATGCCCGGCCTCGTGGATGAGAAAAGCATCATCCCGGCCTATCTGCGCCCCGCGGCCATTCTGGTGCACCCGGGCAACCCGCTGAAGATCCGCGATTTCGAGGACCTGTTGAAGCCTGGCGTATCCGTCATGGTGGTTCAGGGGGCGGGGCAGACGGGCCTGTGGGAGGATATCGCCGGCAAGAACGGCAATCTCGACACCCTGCGCAAACTGCGCGCCAATATCGTCTACTACGCTCCCAACAGCGCCGATGCCTTGCAACGCTGGACCGGCAAGGACGCTCCCGATGCCTGGATCATCTACAACATCTGGCAGATTGCCCATCCCAAGGTTGCCGAGATCGTACCCCTCGGACCGCGTCACGTACTCTACCGGGACATGGATCTGTCCCTGACTCGGCGTGGCCAGGCAAAGCCCGCCGCCAGGGAGTTCTACCATTTCGTGCTGGGCCCGCAGGGCAAAGCGATCTTCACGCGCTTTGGCTGGCGGGATTGA